The bacterium genome window below encodes:
- a CDS encoding helix-turn-helix domain-containing protein, giving the protein MEPIRPDTIYQPIGRFLQVEHDLLFSRAYLSLSGRSKDLFHLLFSKLRWERGGNSDRRGKTKTGRRRCAINNGEIVATYEEIMEALGIGSRATVSRSIQELLERGFIDLTRPGCGKLKISSLFAISNRWRLYGEDGFILAPENRRKNEAVKARSKRSGEKLFSPTDRDRTNAAAARQERKNGGNGKATKTALR; this is encoded by the coding sequence GTGGAACCGATCAGACCGGATACGATTTATCAACCTATCGGGCGGTTTTTGCAGGTGGAGCACGACTTGTTATTCTCCCGCGCATACTTATCGCTTTCCGGTAGGTCGAAAGACCTGTTTCACCTTCTCTTTTCAAAACTCCGCTGGGAGCGCGGCGGCAACAGCGACCGGCGGGGCAAAACGAAAACCGGGAGGCGGCGCTGCGCAATCAACAACGGTGAAATTGTGGCAACTTATGAGGAAATCATGGAGGCGCTGGGGATCGGTTCTCGCGCGACAGTCTCGCGGTCGATCCAGGAACTTCTTGAGAGGGGCTTCATCGACTTGACCCGGCCCGGCTGCGGCAAGTTAAAGATTTCAAGCCTTTTTGCAATCTCGAACCGCTGGAGGTTGTACGGCGAGGACGGGTTCATTTTGGCCCCTGAAAACAGACGGAAGAACGAGGCGGTGAAAGCACGGTCGAAACGTTCAGGAGAGAAGCTTTTCAGTCCCACAGATAGGGACAGAACAAATGCAGCAGCAGCACGGCAGGAAAGAAAGAACGGGGGCAACGGCAAGGCCACAAAAACAGCGCTACGCTGA
- a CDS encoding HEPN domain-containing protein, producing MNLTDWLNNGWLVEHRTSSGEIADLLSAADLDLNNSAVPGVDPEWQLIMAYTAALRLAMAALAASGFRPSRESGHYRTIGSLALTIGAEKALVDKFDAFRKKRNISQYDSAGLVSEKEAEEMKALALELKSRVTEWLKTNHPEMLPEE from the coding sequence ATGAATTTGACAGATTGGTTGAATAACGGCTGGCTCGTGGAGCACCGGACGAGTTCCGGAGAAATAGCCGACCTCCTTTCCGCCGCAGACTTGGATTTGAACAATTCCGCCGTGCCGGGGGTCGATCCAGAGTGGCAACTTATTATGGCCTACACCGCGGCCCTTCGGCTGGCTATGGCGGCGCTGGCGGCTTCCGGTTTTCGCCCGTCCCGCGAGAGCGGCCATTACCGGACCATCGGCAGTCTGGCATTGACCATCGGAGCGGAGAAAGCGCTGGTTGATAAGTTCGACGCTTTCCGGAAGAAACGGAATATCAGCCAGTATGATTCGGCGGGACTGGTTTCGGAAAAAGAAGCCGAGGAAATGAAGGCGCTGGCCCTGGAGCTGAAAAGCAGAGTCACAGAATGGCTGAAAACCAACCATCCCGAAATGCTGCCAGAAGAATGA
- a CDS encoding nucleotidyltransferase domain-containing protein yields MISKGGAEALFGKTRLAVLALFFTHPEREFYLRQVSGTVKTGQGAVQRELARLAACGILLRTRKGRQVFYQANRDCPFFGELKSLLVKTGGVADVLRRALAGFGHNIRIAFVFGSFATNSAQARSDIDLAVIGAVSFGEVVSALSEAQETLAREINPVVYSEEEFKGQAARKHFVGKLKGTEKIYLIGSADEFDRLVE; encoded by the coding sequence ATGATTTCTAAAGGCGGGGCTGAGGCCCTTTTCGGCAAGACCCGCCTGGCCGTGCTGGCCCTGTTTTTCACCCACCCGGAGCGGGAATTCTACCTGCGTCAGGTGAGCGGAACGGTCAAAACCGGTCAGGGAGCGGTCCAGCGCGAGCTTGCGCGCTTGGCCGCCTGCGGCATCCTGCTGAGAACAAGAAAAGGCCGGCAGGTGTTCTACCAGGCCAACCGGGATTGTCCGTTTTTCGGCGAACTCAAGTCCCTGTTGGTCAAAACCGGCGGCGTGGCGGATGTCCTGCGCCGGGCGCTGGCCGGGTTTGGGCATAACATCCGCATCGCCTTCGTCTTCGGTTCTTTTGCCACAAACAGCGCACAGGCCCGCAGCGATATAGACCTCGCGGTGATAGGCGCAGTCTCGTTCGGCGAGGTGGTTTCCGCCCTGTCGGAAGCCCAGGAAACCCTGGCCCGTGAGATCAACCCGGTTGTGTATTCCGAGGAAGAATTCAAGGGGCAAGCCGCCCGGAAACACTTTGTGGGCAAGCTCAAGGGCACTGAAAAAATCTATCTGATCGGCTCGGCTGATGAATTTGACAGATTGGTTGAATAA